One genomic segment of Arachis duranensis cultivar V14167 chromosome 4, aradu.V14167.gnm2.J7QH, whole genome shotgun sequence includes these proteins:
- the LOC107484403 gene encoding uncharacterized protein LOC107484403 isoform X3, translating into MGTLDDSLPWKMKLLCSSGGKILPRPSDGKLRYVGGETRIISTRKDLSWEELVKKTSSICRQPHTIKYQLPGEDLDALISVSSEEDLQNMTEEYHGFERREGSQRLRIFLVPLTESEETPLTEVSMIQQSDPDYQYVVAVNGIADPSPRNNNGGMSLTNEASQFAPVFQKISPNPSSAFGNKGAVNSLNGDGVLNKSVSPIPIQVSGSSAGYVPFLGNERFQGSTESNVSFVTALLPPENSGTVIADWQYPQHAAAGQSKILNGQHFGNYNLGKGFVTHGCEDKLFGERLFQREKGNYLGNPLSCLEDPICQQAESDGISGSPYGLSHAFSDSQLHESAVRSGYCLQERIGQSFSLNLENTQLSSILLSNISQGNPLELQRDPILHHTQLQSKIPKGDSAELSKRQEMTSSSPYSDSLGMNCDVYNGSISTENRYPKAQSRLTDYSFVANDIQDNSVKLEKMKIIEEFNCFPSNNGNVYVEKPAIIDMGNMSELHLLDSFLPSNSNSQVNVQKNWEVTSEDRIPASLGMVELSPNNIVDKIPSDLLDMSQRTDDSKKCALAEGLSGKQDIDFSLTRIFDLNAPLKDEESSSGKSNLGNNFFELSINPDSLKCAPIQLSENQLASGFHENSTLSAARLHPASPPVGYGPKFNLPMNVNTAGENSSFRKARSFFDDSVSSTDQIIDLSDPSKNIQWCHEASRVQPFVVVDNVISVSPPNVESSLVLSPNSVDDRGSDVGSLAHTEAESILPESELEDFKDNQTDKHDFLSDAMIAEMEASIYGLQIIRNADLEDLSELGSGTYGTVYHGKWRGTDVAIKRIKKSCFAGRSSEQERLAKDFWREAQILSNLHHPNVVAFYGIVPDGVGGTLATVTEFMVNGSLRHVLIKKERLLDRHRKLIIAMDAAFGMEYLHSKNIVHFDLKCDNLLVNLRDPQRPVCKVGDFGLSRIKRNTLVSGGVRGTLPWMAPELLNGSSSRVSEKVDVFSFGISLWELFTGEEPYADMHCGAIIGGIVKNTLRPPIPERCDPEWRKLMEECWSADPNSRPSFTEITSRLRSMSIGLQVKGTG; encoded by the exons ATGG GAACTTTGGATGATTCTTTGCCATGGAAAATGAAGCTTCTATGCAGCTCTGGTGGAAAAATATTACCCAGGCCTAGTGACGGGAAACTCAGATATGTAGGGGGAGAGACCCGCATAATATCTACAAGAAAGGATTTATCATGGGAAGAGCTTGTAAAGAAGACCTCGAGTATTTGTAGGCAACCTCACACAATCAAATACCAGCTTCCTGGGGAGGATCTGGATGCTCTAATATCTGTTTCCTCGGAGGAGGATCTTCAAAATATGACAGAGGAATACCATGGGTTTGAAAGGCGGGAAGGTTCTCAAAGACTTAGAATTTTTTTGGTTCCTTTGACTGAATCTGAAGAGACGCCGTTAACTGAAGTGAGCATGATTCAGCAAAGTGATCCTGACTACCAATATGTTGTTGCCGTGAATGGCATAGCAGATCCCAGTCCAAGGAACAACAATGGTGGGATGAGTTTGACCAATGAAGCAAGTCAGTTCGCTCCAGTTTTTCAGAAAATTTCTCCAAATCCCTCTTCTGCCTTTGGGAACAAGGGTGCTGTTAATTCTTTAAATGGAGATGGGGTTCTGAACAAATCAGTTTCTCCTATTCCTATACAGGTATCAGGTTCTAGTGCAGGTTATGTTCCATTTCTTGGTAATGAACGGTTTCAGGGAAGTACCGAGAGCAATGTGTCATTTGTTACTGCTCTGCTACCCCCTGAGAACTCTGGCACCGTCATTGCTGATTGGCAATACCCTCAGCATGCAGCTGCTGGTCAGTCCAAGATACTCAATGGACAGCATTTCGGCAACTACAATCTTGGCAAGGGATTTGTGACTCATGGTTGCGAGGATAAATTATTTGGTGAAAGGCTGTTTCAAAGGGAAAAGGGAAACTACCTTGGAAATCCTCTTTCATGCTTGGAAGATCCAATTTGTCAACAAGCTGAATCTGATGGAATTTCTGGTTCCCCCTATGGGCTGTCACATGCTTTTTCTGATTCACAATTGCATGAGAGTGCTGTTAGGTCTGGTTACTGCTTACAAGAAAGAATTGGCCAATCTTTTTCCTTGAACCTTGAAAATACTCAATTATCTTCAATCCTTCTTTCTAATATCTCACAAGGGAATCCTTTGGAGCTTCAACGTGATCCTATTCTCCACCATACCCAACTACAAAGTAAGATACCAAAAGGTGACTCCGCCGAGCTGTCCAAAAGGCAAGAAATGACATCGTCTTCTCCATATTCAGATTCATTAGGAATGAACTGTGATGTTTATAATGGTAGCATTTCAACTGAAAATAGGTACCCTAAAGCACAGTCCAGATTAACTGACTATAGCTTTGTAGCAAATGATATTCAAGATAACTCTGTTAAATTAGAAAAGATGAAGATAATTGAAGAGTTTAATTGCTTTCCGAGTAATAATGGAAATGTTTATGTTGAGAAACCAGCCATCATTGATATGGGAAACATGAGTGAATTGCATCTTTTGGACTCCTTCCTTCCTAGTAACTCAAATTCTCAGGTTAATGTGCAAAAGAATTGGGAGGTTACATCTGAGGATAGAATTCCTGCATCATTGGGTATGGTGGAACTTTCTCCAAATAATATCGTGGACAAGATCCCATCTGATCTTCTTGATATGAGCCAAAGGACTGATGATAGCAAGAAATGTGCATTAGCTGAAGGTTTGAGCGGGAAACAAGATATTGACTTTTCATTGACCAGGATATTTGATTTAAATGCCCCATTAAAAGACGAAGAAAGCTCTTCTGGCAAAAGTAATCTGGGCAATAATTTCTTTGAGCTATCCATTAACCCAGACTCTCTTAAATGTGCACCAATTCAGCTTTCTGAGAACCAACTGGCTTCAGGATTTCATGAAAATTCAACACTAAGCGCTGCTAGATTGCACCCTGCTTCACCTCCTGTTGGTTATGGTCCAaagttcaacttgccaatgaatGTGAATACTGCAGGCGAGAATAGTTCTTTTAGAAAGGCACGTTCTTTCTTTGATGACTCGGTGAGCAGTACAGATCAAATCATTGATCTGTCAGATCCGTCAAAGAATATACAATGGTGTCACGAGGCAAGCCGGGTACAGCCATTTGTAGTAGTAGACAATGTGATTAGTGTTTCTCCTCCAAATGTTGAGTCTTCATTGGTACTGAGCCCAAATTCTGTGGATGATAGAGGAAGTGATGTTGGATCCCTTGCTCATACAGAAGCAGAAAGCATCCTCCCAGAGTCTGAACTGGAG GATTTTAAAGACAATCAAACAGACAAGCATGACTTCCTTTCTGATGCAATGATAGCAGAAATGGAAGCCAGCATATATGGTTTGCAG ATAATAAGGAATGCTGATCTCGAAGACCTTTCGGAGTTAGGATCTGGTACTTATGGAACCGTTTATCATGGAAAATGGCGGGGAACAGATGTTGCtataaagagaattaaaaagaGCTGCTTTGCAGGGAGATCTTCTGAGCAAGAACGGTTG GCAAAAGACTTCTGGAGAGAGGCACAAATCCTCTCAAATCTTCACCATCCAAATGTGGTGGCATTTTATGGAATAGTACCAGATGGGGTTGGCGGAACCTTAGCAACAGTAACAGAGTTCATGGTTAATGGTTCTCTTAGGCATGTCCTCATCAAGAAAGAAAG ATTACTAGATCGTCATAGAAAGCTGATAATTGCCATGGATGCAGCTTTTGGTATGGAATATTTGCACTCGAAAAACATTGTCCATTTTGATTTGAAATGTGACAACTTGCTTGTGAATCTAAGGGATCCACAGCGACCCGTATGCAAA GTTGGAGATTTTGGATTATCAAGGATCAAACGAAATACCCTTGTGTCTGGGGGTGTACGAGGAACCCTTCCATGGATGGCACCAGAGCTGTTGAATGGCAGCAGTAGCCGGGTTTCTGAGAAG gttgatgttttctcctttgGCATCTCATTGTGGGAGTTATTCACAGGGGAGGAACCATATGCAGACATGCATTGTGGTGCCATTATTG GGGGGATTGTAAAGAACACTCTTCGACCACCTATTCCGGAACGCTGTGATCCTGAATGGAGGAAGCTAATGGAAGAGTGCTGGTCAGCTGATCCCAACAGCCGACCATCATTCACGGAGATAACCAGCAGGTTACGATCCATGTCTATAGGACTTCAAGTAAAGGGAACTGGTTAA
- the LOC107484403 gene encoding uncharacterized protein LOC107484403 isoform X2, whose protein sequence is MAQNKTGNKLGANTAKDLGVLPQHIQPELGCGSDTGQIVYNNIVLATGRGFSENISHDGVSAGRVPHSPDISQSSEHRFMLNRENGHVRYEELSNILGLRRMDSENAAEMDEIPSLNKQDQEMKNGVPGVSLRKTVPGDRDTRNRVQSSTGDHPGARPVVSPLLRCESSHSNGFSVSGTLDDSLPWKMKLLCSSGGKILPRPSDGKLRYVGGETRIISTRKDLSWEELVKKTSSICRQPHTIKYQLPGEDLDALISVSSEEDLQNMTEEYHGFERREGSQRLRIFLVPLTESEETPLTEVSMIQQSDPDYQYVVAVNGIADPSPRNNNGGMSLTNEASQFAPVFQKISPNPSSAFGNKGAVNSLNGDGVLNKSVSPIPIQVSGSSAGYVPFLGNERFQGSTESNVSFVTALLPPENSGTVIADWQYPQHAAAGQSKILNGQHFGNYNLGKGFVTHGCEDKLFGERLFQREKGNYLGNPLSCLEDPICQQAESDGISGSPYGLSHAFSDSQLHESAVRSGYCLQERIGQSFSLNLENTQLSSILLSNISQGNPLELQRDPILHHTQLQSKIPKGDSAELSKRQEMTSSSPYSDSLGMNCDVYNGSISTENRYPKAQSRLTDYSFVANDIQDNSVKLEKMKIIEEFNCFPSNNGNVYVEKPAIIDMGNMSELHLLDSFLPSNSNSQVNVQKNWEVTSEDRIPASLGMVELSPNNIVDKIPSDLLDMSQRTDDSKKCALAEGLSGKQDIDFSLTRIFDLNAPLKDEESSSGKSNLGNNFFELSINPDSLKCAPIQLSENQLASGFHENSTLSAARLHPASPPVGYGPKFNLPMNVNTAGENSSFRKARSFFDDSVSSTDQIIDLSDPSKNIQWCHEASRVQPFVVVDNVISVSPPNVESSLVLSPNSVDDRGSDVGSLAHTEAESILPESELEIIRNADLEDLSELGSGTYGTVYHGKWRGTDVAIKRIKKSCFAGRSSEQERLAKDFWREAQILSNLHHPNVVAFYGIVPDGVGGTLATVTEFMVNGSLRHVLIKKERLLDRHRKLIIAMDAAFGMEYLHSKNIVHFDLKCDNLLVNLRDPQRPVCKVGDFGLSRIKRNTLVSGGVRGTLPWMAPELLNGSSSRVSEKVDVFSFGISLWELFTGEEPYADMHCGAIIGGIVKNTLRPPIPERCDPEWRKLMEECWSADPNSRPSFTEITSRLRSMSIGLQVKGTG, encoded by the exons ATGGCACAAAATAAGACAGGTAACAAATTAGGTGCCAACACTGCAAAGGACCTTGGTGTGCTTCCTCAACACATCCAGCCTGAGTTAGGTTGTGGTTCAGATACAGGACAGATTGTGTATAATAATATTGTTCTAGCCACTGGAAGAGGATTTTCAGAGAATATCAGTcatgatggagtttctgcaggaAGAGTTCCTCATTCACCTGATATATCTCAAAGTTCTGAGCATAGATTTATGTTGAATAGGGAGAATGGCCATGTGAGATATGAAGAACTTAGTAATATTTTAGGCTTGAGGAGAATGGACTCTGAGAATGCTGCTGAGATGGATGAAATTCCCTCTCTAAACAAGCAGGATCAGGAGATGAAAAATGGGGTTCCTGGAGTCAGTTTAAGGAAAACGGTACCTGGAGATCGTGATACAAGGAACAGAGTTCAATCATCGACTGGTGATCATCCTGGTGCCAGACCAGTTGTATCACCCCTTCTCAGATGTGAGTCTTCTCATTCTAATGGATTTTCTGTTTCAGGAACTTTGGATGATTCTTTGCCATGGAAAATGAAGCTTCTATGCAGCTCTGGTGGAAAAATATTACCCAGGCCTAGTGACGGGAAACTCAGATATGTAGGGGGAGAGACCCGCATAATATCTACAAGAAAGGATTTATCATGGGAAGAGCTTGTAAAGAAGACCTCGAGTATTTGTAGGCAACCTCACACAATCAAATACCAGCTTCCTGGGGAGGATCTGGATGCTCTAATATCTGTTTCCTCGGAGGAGGATCTTCAAAATATGACAGAGGAATACCATGGGTTTGAAAGGCGGGAAGGTTCTCAAAGACTTAGAATTTTTTTGGTTCCTTTGACTGAATCTGAAGAGACGCCGTTAACTGAAGTGAGCATGATTCAGCAAAGTGATCCTGACTACCAATATGTTGTTGCCGTGAATGGCATAGCAGATCCCAGTCCAAGGAACAACAATGGTGGGATGAGTTTGACCAATGAAGCAAGTCAGTTCGCTCCAGTTTTTCAGAAAATTTCTCCAAATCCCTCTTCTGCCTTTGGGAACAAGGGTGCTGTTAATTCTTTAAATGGAGATGGGGTTCTGAACAAATCAGTTTCTCCTATTCCTATACAGGTATCAGGTTCTAGTGCAGGTTATGTTCCATTTCTTGGTAATGAACGGTTTCAGGGAAGTACCGAGAGCAATGTGTCATTTGTTACTGCTCTGCTACCCCCTGAGAACTCTGGCACCGTCATTGCTGATTGGCAATACCCTCAGCATGCAGCTGCTGGTCAGTCCAAGATACTCAATGGACAGCATTTCGGCAACTACAATCTTGGCAAGGGATTTGTGACTCATGGTTGCGAGGATAAATTATTTGGTGAAAGGCTGTTTCAAAGGGAAAAGGGAAACTACCTTGGAAATCCTCTTTCATGCTTGGAAGATCCAATTTGTCAACAAGCTGAATCTGATGGAATTTCTGGTTCCCCCTATGGGCTGTCACATGCTTTTTCTGATTCACAATTGCATGAGAGTGCTGTTAGGTCTGGTTACTGCTTACAAGAAAGAATTGGCCAATCTTTTTCCTTGAACCTTGAAAATACTCAATTATCTTCAATCCTTCTTTCTAATATCTCACAAGGGAATCCTTTGGAGCTTCAACGTGATCCTATTCTCCACCATACCCAACTACAAAGTAAGATACCAAAAGGTGACTCCGCCGAGCTGTCCAAAAGGCAAGAAATGACATCGTCTTCTCCATATTCAGATTCATTAGGAATGAACTGTGATGTTTATAATGGTAGCATTTCAACTGAAAATAGGTACCCTAAAGCACAGTCCAGATTAACTGACTATAGCTTTGTAGCAAATGATATTCAAGATAACTCTGTTAAATTAGAAAAGATGAAGATAATTGAAGAGTTTAATTGCTTTCCGAGTAATAATGGAAATGTTTATGTTGAGAAACCAGCCATCATTGATATGGGAAACATGAGTGAATTGCATCTTTTGGACTCCTTCCTTCCTAGTAACTCAAATTCTCAGGTTAATGTGCAAAAGAATTGGGAGGTTACATCTGAGGATAGAATTCCTGCATCATTGGGTATGGTGGAACTTTCTCCAAATAATATCGTGGACAAGATCCCATCTGATCTTCTTGATATGAGCCAAAGGACTGATGATAGCAAGAAATGTGCATTAGCTGAAGGTTTGAGCGGGAAACAAGATATTGACTTTTCATTGACCAGGATATTTGATTTAAATGCCCCATTAAAAGACGAAGAAAGCTCTTCTGGCAAAAGTAATCTGGGCAATAATTTCTTTGAGCTATCCATTAACCCAGACTCTCTTAAATGTGCACCAATTCAGCTTTCTGAGAACCAACTGGCTTCAGGATTTCATGAAAATTCAACACTAAGCGCTGCTAGATTGCACCCTGCTTCACCTCCTGTTGGTTATGGTCCAaagttcaacttgccaatgaatGTGAATACTGCAGGCGAGAATAGTTCTTTTAGAAAGGCACGTTCTTTCTTTGATGACTCGGTGAGCAGTACAGATCAAATCATTGATCTGTCAGATCCGTCAAAGAATATACAATGGTGTCACGAGGCAAGCCGGGTACAGCCATTTGTAGTAGTAGACAATGTGATTAGTGTTTCTCCTCCAAATGTTGAGTCTTCATTGGTACTGAGCCCAAATTCTGTGGATGATAGAGGAAGTGATGTTGGATCCCTTGCTCATACAGAAGCAGAAAGCATCCTCCCAGAGTCTGAACTGGAG ATAATAAGGAATGCTGATCTCGAAGACCTTTCGGAGTTAGGATCTGGTACTTATGGAACCGTTTATCATGGAAAATGGCGGGGAACAGATGTTGCtataaagagaattaaaaagaGCTGCTTTGCAGGGAGATCTTCTGAGCAAGAACGGTTG GCAAAAGACTTCTGGAGAGAGGCACAAATCCTCTCAAATCTTCACCATCCAAATGTGGTGGCATTTTATGGAATAGTACCAGATGGGGTTGGCGGAACCTTAGCAACAGTAACAGAGTTCATGGTTAATGGTTCTCTTAGGCATGTCCTCATCAAGAAAGAAAG ATTACTAGATCGTCATAGAAAGCTGATAATTGCCATGGATGCAGCTTTTGGTATGGAATATTTGCACTCGAAAAACATTGTCCATTTTGATTTGAAATGTGACAACTTGCTTGTGAATCTAAGGGATCCACAGCGACCCGTATGCAAA GTTGGAGATTTTGGATTATCAAGGATCAAACGAAATACCCTTGTGTCTGGGGGTGTACGAGGAACCCTTCCATGGATGGCACCAGAGCTGTTGAATGGCAGCAGTAGCCGGGTTTCTGAGAAG gttgatgttttctcctttgGCATCTCATTGTGGGAGTTATTCACAGGGGAGGAACCATATGCAGACATGCATTGTGGTGCCATTATTG GGGGGATTGTAAAGAACACTCTTCGACCACCTATTCCGGAACGCTGTGATCCTGAATGGAGGAAGCTAATGGAAGAGTGCTGGTCAGCTGATCCCAACAGCCGACCATCATTCACGGAGATAACCAGCAGGTTACGATCCATGTCTATAGGACTTCAAGTAAAGGGAACTGGTTAA
- the LOC107484403 gene encoding uncharacterized protein LOC107484403 isoform X1 — protein sequence MAQNKTGNKLGANTAKDLGVLPQHIQPELGCGSDTGQIVYNNIVLATGRGFSENISHDGVSAGRVPHSPDISQSSEHRFMLNRENGHVRYEELSNILGLRRMDSENAAEMDEIPSLNKQDQEMKNGVPGVSLRKTVPGDRDTRNRVQSSTGDHPGARPVVSPLLRCESSHSNGFSVSGTLDDSLPWKMKLLCSSGGKILPRPSDGKLRYVGGETRIISTRKDLSWEELVKKTSSICRQPHTIKYQLPGEDLDALISVSSEEDLQNMTEEYHGFERREGSQRLRIFLVPLTESEETPLTEVSMIQQSDPDYQYVVAVNGIADPSPRNNNGGMSLTNEASQFAPVFQKISPNPSSAFGNKGAVNSLNGDGVLNKSVSPIPIQVSGSSAGYVPFLGNERFQGSTESNVSFVTALLPPENSGTVIADWQYPQHAAAGQSKILNGQHFGNYNLGKGFVTHGCEDKLFGERLFQREKGNYLGNPLSCLEDPICQQAESDGISGSPYGLSHAFSDSQLHESAVRSGYCLQERIGQSFSLNLENTQLSSILLSNISQGNPLELQRDPILHHTQLQSKIPKGDSAELSKRQEMTSSSPYSDSLGMNCDVYNGSISTENRYPKAQSRLTDYSFVANDIQDNSVKLEKMKIIEEFNCFPSNNGNVYVEKPAIIDMGNMSELHLLDSFLPSNSNSQVNVQKNWEVTSEDRIPASLGMVELSPNNIVDKIPSDLLDMSQRTDDSKKCALAEGLSGKQDIDFSLTRIFDLNAPLKDEESSSGKSNLGNNFFELSINPDSLKCAPIQLSENQLASGFHENSTLSAARLHPASPPVGYGPKFNLPMNVNTAGENSSFRKARSFFDDSVSSTDQIIDLSDPSKNIQWCHEASRVQPFVVVDNVISVSPPNVESSLVLSPNSVDDRGSDVGSLAHTEAESILPESELEDFKDNQTDKHDFLSDAMIAEMEASIYGLQIIRNADLEDLSELGSGTYGTVYHGKWRGTDVAIKRIKKSCFAGRSSEQERLAKDFWREAQILSNLHHPNVVAFYGIVPDGVGGTLATVTEFMVNGSLRHVLIKKERLLDRHRKLIIAMDAAFGMEYLHSKNIVHFDLKCDNLLVNLRDPQRPVCKVGDFGLSRIKRNTLVSGGVRGTLPWMAPELLNGSSSRVSEKVDVFSFGISLWELFTGEEPYADMHCGAIIGGIVKNTLRPPIPERCDPEWRKLMEECWSADPNSRPSFTEITSRLRSMSIGLQVKGTG from the exons ATGGCACAAAATAAGACAGGTAACAAATTAGGTGCCAACACTGCAAAGGACCTTGGTGTGCTTCCTCAACACATCCAGCCTGAGTTAGGTTGTGGTTCAGATACAGGACAGATTGTGTATAATAATATTGTTCTAGCCACTGGAAGAGGATTTTCAGAGAATATCAGTcatgatggagtttctgcaggaAGAGTTCCTCATTCACCTGATATATCTCAAAGTTCTGAGCATAGATTTATGTTGAATAGGGAGAATGGCCATGTGAGATATGAAGAACTTAGTAATATTTTAGGCTTGAGGAGAATGGACTCTGAGAATGCTGCTGAGATGGATGAAATTCCCTCTCTAAACAAGCAGGATCAGGAGATGAAAAATGGGGTTCCTGGAGTCAGTTTAAGGAAAACGGTACCTGGAGATCGTGATACAAGGAACAGAGTTCAATCATCGACTGGTGATCATCCTGGTGCCAGACCAGTTGTATCACCCCTTCTCAGATGTGAGTCTTCTCATTCTAATGGATTTTCTGTTTCAGGAACTTTGGATGATTCTTTGCCATGGAAAATGAAGCTTCTATGCAGCTCTGGTGGAAAAATATTACCCAGGCCTAGTGACGGGAAACTCAGATATGTAGGGGGAGAGACCCGCATAATATCTACAAGAAAGGATTTATCATGGGAAGAGCTTGTAAAGAAGACCTCGAGTATTTGTAGGCAACCTCACACAATCAAATACCAGCTTCCTGGGGAGGATCTGGATGCTCTAATATCTGTTTCCTCGGAGGAGGATCTTCAAAATATGACAGAGGAATACCATGGGTTTGAAAGGCGGGAAGGTTCTCAAAGACTTAGAATTTTTTTGGTTCCTTTGACTGAATCTGAAGAGACGCCGTTAACTGAAGTGAGCATGATTCAGCAAAGTGATCCTGACTACCAATATGTTGTTGCCGTGAATGGCATAGCAGATCCCAGTCCAAGGAACAACAATGGTGGGATGAGTTTGACCAATGAAGCAAGTCAGTTCGCTCCAGTTTTTCAGAAAATTTCTCCAAATCCCTCTTCTGCCTTTGGGAACAAGGGTGCTGTTAATTCTTTAAATGGAGATGGGGTTCTGAACAAATCAGTTTCTCCTATTCCTATACAGGTATCAGGTTCTAGTGCAGGTTATGTTCCATTTCTTGGTAATGAACGGTTTCAGGGAAGTACCGAGAGCAATGTGTCATTTGTTACTGCTCTGCTACCCCCTGAGAACTCTGGCACCGTCATTGCTGATTGGCAATACCCTCAGCATGCAGCTGCTGGTCAGTCCAAGATACTCAATGGACAGCATTTCGGCAACTACAATCTTGGCAAGGGATTTGTGACTCATGGTTGCGAGGATAAATTATTTGGTGAAAGGCTGTTTCAAAGGGAAAAGGGAAACTACCTTGGAAATCCTCTTTCATGCTTGGAAGATCCAATTTGTCAACAAGCTGAATCTGATGGAATTTCTGGTTCCCCCTATGGGCTGTCACATGCTTTTTCTGATTCACAATTGCATGAGAGTGCTGTTAGGTCTGGTTACTGCTTACAAGAAAGAATTGGCCAATCTTTTTCCTTGAACCTTGAAAATACTCAATTATCTTCAATCCTTCTTTCTAATATCTCACAAGGGAATCCTTTGGAGCTTCAACGTGATCCTATTCTCCACCATACCCAACTACAAAGTAAGATACCAAAAGGTGACTCCGCCGAGCTGTCCAAAAGGCAAGAAATGACATCGTCTTCTCCATATTCAGATTCATTAGGAATGAACTGTGATGTTTATAATGGTAGCATTTCAACTGAAAATAGGTACCCTAAAGCACAGTCCAGATTAACTGACTATAGCTTTGTAGCAAATGATATTCAAGATAACTCTGTTAAATTAGAAAAGATGAAGATAATTGAAGAGTTTAATTGCTTTCCGAGTAATAATGGAAATGTTTATGTTGAGAAACCAGCCATCATTGATATGGGAAACATGAGTGAATTGCATCTTTTGGACTCCTTCCTTCCTAGTAACTCAAATTCTCAGGTTAATGTGCAAAAGAATTGGGAGGTTACATCTGAGGATAGAATTCCTGCATCATTGGGTATGGTGGAACTTTCTCCAAATAATATCGTGGACAAGATCCCATCTGATCTTCTTGATATGAGCCAAAGGACTGATGATAGCAAGAAATGTGCATTAGCTGAAGGTTTGAGCGGGAAACAAGATATTGACTTTTCATTGACCAGGATATTTGATTTAAATGCCCCATTAAAAGACGAAGAAAGCTCTTCTGGCAAAAGTAATCTGGGCAATAATTTCTTTGAGCTATCCATTAACCCAGACTCTCTTAAATGTGCACCAATTCAGCTTTCTGAGAACCAACTGGCTTCAGGATTTCATGAAAATTCAACACTAAGCGCTGCTAGATTGCACCCTGCTTCACCTCCTGTTGGTTATGGTCCAaagttcaacttgccaatgaatGTGAATACTGCAGGCGAGAATAGTTCTTTTAGAAAGGCACGTTCTTTCTTTGATGACTCGGTGAGCAGTACAGATCAAATCATTGATCTGTCAGATCCGTCAAAGAATATACAATGGTGTCACGAGGCAAGCCGGGTACAGCCATTTGTAGTAGTAGACAATGTGATTAGTGTTTCTCCTCCAAATGTTGAGTCTTCATTGGTACTGAGCCCAAATTCTGTGGATGATAGAGGAAGTGATGTTGGATCCCTTGCTCATACAGAAGCAGAAAGCATCCTCCCAGAGTCTGAACTGGAG GATTTTAAAGACAATCAAACAGACAAGCATGACTTCCTTTCTGATGCAATGATAGCAGAAATGGAAGCCAGCATATATGGTTTGCAG ATAATAAGGAATGCTGATCTCGAAGACCTTTCGGAGTTAGGATCTGGTACTTATGGAACCGTTTATCATGGAAAATGGCGGGGAACAGATGTTGCtataaagagaattaaaaagaGCTGCTTTGCAGGGAGATCTTCTGAGCAAGAACGGTTG GCAAAAGACTTCTGGAGAGAGGCACAAATCCTCTCAAATCTTCACCATCCAAATGTGGTGGCATTTTATGGAATAGTACCAGATGGGGTTGGCGGAACCTTAGCAACAGTAACAGAGTTCATGGTTAATGGTTCTCTTAGGCATGTCCTCATCAAGAAAGAAAG ATTACTAGATCGTCATAGAAAGCTGATAATTGCCATGGATGCAGCTTTTGGTATGGAATATTTGCACTCGAAAAACATTGTCCATTTTGATTTGAAATGTGACAACTTGCTTGTGAATCTAAGGGATCCACAGCGACCCGTATGCAAA GTTGGAGATTTTGGATTATCAAGGATCAAACGAAATACCCTTGTGTCTGGGGGTGTACGAGGAACCCTTCCATGGATGGCACCAGAGCTGTTGAATGGCAGCAGTAGCCGGGTTTCTGAGAAG gttgatgttttctcctttgGCATCTCATTGTGGGAGTTATTCACAGGGGAGGAACCATATGCAGACATGCATTGTGGTGCCATTATTG GGGGGATTGTAAAGAACACTCTTCGACCACCTATTCCGGAACGCTGTGATCCTGAATGGAGGAAGCTAATGGAAGAGTGCTGGTCAGCTGATCCCAACAGCCGACCATCATTCACGGAGATAACCAGCAGGTTACGATCCATGTCTATAGGACTTCAAGTAAAGGGAACTGGTTAA